From Marmota flaviventris isolate mMarFla1 chromosome X, mMarFla1.hap1, whole genome shotgun sequence, the proteins below share one genomic window:
- the Tab3 gene encoding TGF-beta-activated kinase 1 and MAP3K7-binding protein 3 isoform X2: MAQSSPQLDIQVLHDLRQRFPEIPEGVVSQCMLQNNNNLEACCRALSQESSKYLYMEYHSPDDNRMNRNRLLHINLGIHSPGSYHPGDGAQLNGGRTLVHSSSDGHIDPQHTAGKQLICLVQEPHSAPAVVAATPNYNPFFMNEQNRSAATPPSQPPQQPSSLQTGMNPSAMQGPSPPPPPPPSYMHIPRYSTNPITVTVSQNLPSGQTVPRALQILPQIPSNLYGSPGSIYIRQTSQSSSGRQTPQSTPWQSSPQGPVPHYSQRPLPVYPHQQNYQPSQYSPKQQQIPQSAYHSPPPSQCPSPFSSPQHQVQPSQLGHPSSHVFMPPSPSTTPPHLYQQGPPSYQKQGSHSVAYLPYTASSLPKGSMKKIEITVEPPQRPGTTITRSPSPISNQPSPRNQHSLYTATTPPSSSPSRGMSSQPKPPFNVNPVYITYTQPTGPSCAPSPSPRVIPNPTTVFKITVGRATTENLLNLVDQEERSAAPEPIQPISVIPGSGGEKGSHKYQRSSSSGSDDYAYTQALLLHQRARMERLAKQLKVEKEELERLKAEVNGMEHDLMQRRLRRVSCTTAIPTPEEMTRLRSMNRQLQINVDCTLKEVDLLQSRGNFDPKAMNNFYDNIEPGPVVPPKPSKKENLTGSTHSPRIQPRDEDYEGAPWNCDSCTFLNHPALNRCEQCEMPRYT, from the exons ATGGCGCAAAGCAGTCCACAGCTTGATATTCAGGTTCTCCATGATCTTCGGCAACGTTTTCCTGAAATTCCAGAGGGTGTGGTTTCTCAGTGCATGTTACAG AATAACAACAATCTTGAAGCCTGTTGCCGAGCCCTTTCCCAGGAGAGTAGCAAATACTTATATATGGAATACCATAGTCCAGATGACAATAGAATGAATAGAAATCGCCTTTTGCATATTAACCTGGGTATACATTCTCCTGGTAGCTACCACCCAGGAGATGGAGCTCAACTTAATGGTGGTCGAACACTGGTACATAGCTCAAGTGATGGACACATTGATCCACAGCATACAGCAGGTAAACAGTTGATTTGCTTAGTTCAGGAACCACACTCAGCTCCAGCTGTTGTGGCTGCTACTCCCAACTACAATCCATTTTTTATGAATGAACAGAACAGAAGTGCAGCTACTCCTCCTTCACAGCCACCTCAACAGCCATCTTCCCTGCAAACAGGAATGAATCCATCTGCTATGCAAGGGCCTTCACCGCCGCCGCCACCACCTccttcatacatgcacatacctCGGTATAGTACAAATCCAATTACTGTTACAGTGTCCCAAAACCTCCCTTCTGGACAGACTGTACCAAGAGCTTTACAGATTCTTCCACAAATTCCAAGCAATCTCTATGGGTCTCCTGGTTCTATTTATATTAGACAGACATCTCAGAGTTCATCAGGAAGACAAACTCCTCAGAGTACGCCATGGCAGTCCTCACCACAAGGCCCAGTGCCTCATTATAGCCAACGTCCTTTACCTGTTTATCCACACCAACAGAACTATCAACCTTCACAGTATTCTCCCAAACAGCAGCAGATTCCCCAGTCTGCTTACCATTCACCTCCTCCTTCTCAGTGTCCTTCACCCTTCAGCTCTCCACAGCATCAAGTACAACCTTCCCAGTTGGGCCACCCAAGCTCCCATGTGTTTATGCCACCTAGTCCTTCAACTACTCCACCCCATCTATATCAACAAGGACCTCCTAGCTATCAGAAACAGGGAAGCCACTCAGTAGCCTATCTCCCATACACAGCATCTAGCTTACCCAAAGGTTCCATGAAGAAGATAGAAATTACAGTTGAACCTCCTCAAAGACCTGGGACAACAATTACTAGGAGTCCTTCACCCATCAGTAATCAACCCTCTCCTCGGAATCAGCATTCACTGTACACAGCCACCACGCCACCTTCAAGTTCTCCTTCAAGAGGGATGTCTAGTCAACCAAAACCTCCATTTAATGTTAATCCtgtgtatattacatatacacaGCCAACTGGACCTTCATGTGCTCCATCGCCATCTCCTCGGGTGATACCAAACCCaactacagtttttaaaattactgtagGCCGAGCAACAactgaaaatcttttaaatttagtGGACCAAGAAGAGCGCTCTGCAGCACCAGAACCTATTCAGCCCATTTCAGTGATACCAGGCTCTGGGGGAGAAAAGGGAAGCCATAAATATCAGAGGAGCTCTAGTTCTGGATCAGATGACTATGCCTATACACAAG CCTTGCTGTTACATCAGCGAGCAAGGATGGAGAGGTTAGCAAAGCAATTGAAAGTTGAGAAAGAGGAGCTAGAGCGGTTGAAGGCTGAAGTTAATGGTATGGAGCACGACCTGATGCAGAGACGCCTCAGAAGAGTCAGCTGCACCACTGCGATCCCCACG CCTGAGGAAATGACAAGATTGAGAAGCATGAACAGACAACTCCAGATAAATGTTGACTGTACACTGAAAGAAGTTGACCTCCTTCAATCTAGAG gaaaCTTTGATCCAAAAGCCATGAATAATTTTTATGACAACATAGAACCTGGTCCAGTTGTACCACCAAAACCATCCAAGAAAG